Proteins encoded within one genomic window of Fimbriimonadia bacterium:
- the rplF gene encoding 50S ribosomal protein L6 has translation MSRVGKQPIPIPSGVTVTIDGGHVAVKGPKGELSCDIEPRLIVQQEDGTLTVDRPNNEAYMRQQHGLARTLIANMVTGVTEGFVKKLTLVGVGYRANLEGNTLTLSLGFSHPVVIEPRPGVSFAVEQADRQRQQVISVSGINKQQVGQQAADIRRIRPPDSYKGKGVRYLGEEVKTKPGKRGATGK, from the coding sequence ATGTCCCGTGTAGGAAAACAACCGATACCGATCCCCTCGGGAGTGACCGTTACGATTGATGGTGGTCACGTCGCCGTGAAGGGACCTAAGGGCGAGCTGTCGTGCGACATCGAGCCGCGTCTCATCGTCCAGCAGGAGGATGGGACGCTCACGGTGGATCGCCCGAACAACGAAGCGTACATGCGGCAGCAGCACGGCCTCGCGCGCACGCTCATTGCCAACATGGTGACAGGCGTGACTGAAGGGTTCGTGAAGAAGCTGACCCTGGTGGGCGTCGGCTATCGGGCCAACTTGGAGGGAAACACTCTCACGCTGAGCCTCGGGTTCTCCCACCCCGTAGTGATCGAGCCGAGGCCGGGTGTCAGCTTCGCGGTGGAGCAAGCGGATCGGCAGCGGCAACAGGTGATCTCGGTCTCCGGGATCAACAAGCAGCAGGTCGGACAGCAGGCGGCGGATATTCGTCGCATTCGTCCGCCCGACTCCTACAAAGGTAAGGGCGTGCGATATCTTGGAGAGGAAGTCAAGACCAAGCCCGGTAAGCGCGGCGCGACCGGCAAGTAG
- the rpsH gene encoding 30S ribosomal protein S8 yields MHSDPISDMLTRIRNGGNARKPFVDVPISKVKVEIARLMQAEGLIKSSEVITEGKFPVLRIHLKYDSKKRHAISHIRRISKPGLRVYGSADTIVPVRSGLGIRLISTSQGILTDRDARRRHIGGEVLCEVW; encoded by the coding sequence ATGCACAGCGACCCCATTAGCGACATGCTGACGCGGATACGAAACGGCGGCAACGCCAGAAAGCCCTTCGTGGACGTGCCCATCTCGAAGGTCAAGGTCGAGATCGCACGCCTGATGCAGGCCGAAGGTCTCATCAAGTCGTCTGAGGTGATCACGGAGGGTAAGTTCCCCGTGCTGCGGATACACCTCAAGTACGACTCGAAGAAGCGGCACGCGATTTCCCACATCCGACGCATCAGCAAGCCCGGCTTGCGTGTGTACGGTTCCGCTGACACCATCGTCCCCGTGCGCAGCGGACTCGGTATTCGCCTCATCTCTACGTCGCAGGGAATCCTGACCGACCGCGACGCTCGACGGCGGCACATCGGCGGTGAAGTGCTGTGCGAAGTGTGGTAA
- the rplR gene encoding 50S ribosomal protein L18 — protein sequence MAVRNAYLQRLRRHRRIRKKVTGTPERPRLCVYRSLKHISVQLVDDVGRCTIASASSMEKDLRQKYGGNVEAAKAVGALIGARAKEKGLTSVVFDRGGYRYAGRVKALADAAREAGLNF from the coding sequence ATGGCAGTTCGAAACGCGTATTTGCAAAGACTGAGACGGCACCGGAGAATCCGGAAGAAAGTGACGGGCACTCCGGAACGTCCGCGCTTGTGCGTGTATCGCAGTCTCAAGCACATTTCTGTCCAGCTCGTGGACGACGTCGGCCGGTGCACCATCGCCAGCGCGTCAAGCATGGAGAAGGACCTCCGGCAGAAGTATGGCGGCAACGTCGAGGCGGCCAAGGCGGTCGGCGCCCTCATCGGTGCGCGGGCCAAGGAGAAGGGCCTGACTAGTGTGGTGTTCGACCGCGGAGGCTACCGCTACGCCGGTCGAGTGAAGGCTTTGGCAGACGCGGCACGAGAAGCCGGGCTCAATTTCTAG
- the rpmD gene encoding 50S ribosomal protein L30: MLRITLKKSPIGYSIKHKRTVRALGLRGLNASVTVPDNDVMRGMIRKVQFLVEVSVVDNGEEGRKDA, encoded by the coding sequence ATGCTTAGGATCACTCTGAAGAAAAGCCCGATTGGGTATAGCATCAAACACAAGCGTACAGTGCGTGCGCTCGGACTGCGGGGGCTGAACGCCTCCGTGACCGTACCGGACAATGACGTGATGCGCGGGATGATCCGCAAGGTGCAGTTTCTGGTGGAAGTGTCCGTCGTGGACAACGGAGAGGAAGGCCGGAAGGATGCTTAG
- the rpsE gene encoding 30S ribosomal protein S5, which yields MRRIERRDTAGSEFDVRVVRNNKVFKTHKGGKTASWSVLVVVGDHAGRVGVGLGKARGVPDAIRKGEEAARRAMVEVPMIAGTLPHDVRAKTGATLVWLKPASPGTGVVAGGAVRSILEAAGVQDVLAKVFGSRNAVNCAWATVAALQQLKTPEVVAESRGLPVRELVPWIPKLRGEAGADA from the coding sequence ATGAGAAGAATCGAACGCAGGGATACGGCCGGAAGCGAGTTCGATGTCCGTGTGGTCCGCAACAACAAGGTCTTCAAGACTCACAAGGGAGGAAAGACCGCTAGCTGGTCGGTGCTCGTCGTGGTCGGAGACCATGCTGGCCGCGTCGGGGTCGGCTTGGGCAAGGCGCGCGGTGTGCCAGACGCCATCCGAAAGGGCGAGGAAGCAGCACGTCGAGCGATGGTCGAAGTTCCGATGATTGCCGGTACACTGCCCCACGACGTGCGCGCAAAGACCGGGGCAACTCTGGTCTGGCTGAAGCCTGCGTCACCCGGAACCGGCGTCGTTGCCGGCGGAGCGGTGCGTTCGATTTTGGAAGCCGCGGGCGTGCAGGATGTGCTCGCAAAGGTGTTCGGCTCTCGAAATGCCGTGAACTGTGCGTGGGCCACGGTCGCAGCACTTCAGCAGCTCAAGACACCGGAGGTCGTTGCGGAGTCCCGCGGGTTGCCGGTGCGAGAGCTAGTGCCTTGGATTCCGAAGCTACGTGGAGAGGCGGGAGCCGATGCTTAG